A single bacterium DNA region contains:
- the eno gene encoding phosphopyruvate hydratase, producing MATIQKILAREVLDSRGTPTVEAEAHLSDGSWSRAAVPSGASTGQYEALELRDGDPARHMGKGVRKAVSNIREKIAPALLGQQATQQAEIDQKMIELDGTPNKANLGANAILAVSLAVAKAAAVSEGKNLYEYLSAGQGNVLPIPLMNVINGGAHADNNLDVQEFMIVPHGTSSFSQAIRMGCEVFHHLKKILKKAGNITAVGDEGGFAPQLKSHEEALELMMRAIEAAGYKPADQISLALDVAASEFYEDGGYVLKKSDKSRRSSEEMIGLYEDWISRYPIFSIEDGMGENDWTGWKLLTDKLGKEVQLVGDDLFVTNTEKLRRGIEGGIANSILIKVNQIGTLTETLATMKMAFAANYTCIASHRSGETEDFTIADLAVGTNCGQIKTGSASRSDRMAKYNQLLRIEEKLGAEAQFAKLPKR from the coding sequence ATGGCGACGATCCAGAAAATTTTAGCGCGTGAGGTTTTGGATTCACGAGGCACACCAACAGTTGAAGCCGAAGCGCACCTCAGCGACGGTTCCTGGTCGCGCGCGGCCGTGCCTTCAGGGGCTTCCACTGGCCAGTACGAGGCGCTGGAACTGCGGGATGGAGACCCCGCCCGCCACATGGGAAAAGGAGTCCGAAAAGCTGTTTCGAACATTCGTGAGAAAATTGCTCCGGCGCTGTTAGGACAGCAAGCCACTCAGCAAGCCGAGATCGATCAAAAGATGATCGAGCTGGATGGGACTCCCAACAAAGCAAACCTTGGAGCAAACGCCATTCTTGCGGTCTCCCTGGCTGTCGCCAAAGCGGCTGCAGTTTCCGAAGGCAAAAATCTCTATGAATATCTAAGCGCAGGACAAGGCAACGTACTCCCCATCCCTTTGATGAACGTGATCAATGGCGGCGCGCACGCGGACAACAATCTGGATGTTCAAGAATTCATGATTGTGCCGCACGGAACCTCTTCCTTTTCACAAGCGATCCGGATGGGTTGCGAAGTGTTTCATCATCTGAAAAAAATCCTGAAGAAAGCCGGAAACATCACAGCAGTGGGAGATGAAGGCGGTTTCGCGCCGCAGTTAAAATCGCATGAGGAGGCCCTTGAGCTCATGATGCGTGCCATTGAAGCGGCCGGTTATAAACCAGCAGATCAAATCAGTCTCGCCCTGGATGTGGCAGCCAGCGAATTCTACGAAGATGGCGGGTACGTCCTGAAGAAATCCGATAAATCCAGGCGCTCCAGCGAAGAAATGATCGGTTTGTATGAGGATTGGATCTCACGATATCCCATTTTTTCCATTGAAGACGGAATGGGAGAAAATGATTGGACAGGATGGAAATTGTTGACCGATAAACTCGGGAAGGAAGTTCAACTTGTCGGTGACGATCTTTTCGTGACCAACACGGAAAAGCTGCGCCGTGGAATCGAAGGAGGCATCGCGAATTCGATATTGATCAAAGTGAATCAGATCGGCACTTTGACAGAAACGCTTGCGACAATGAAAATGGCTTTCGCGGCAAATTATACTTGCATCGCAAGCCATCGATCCGGCGAAACAGAAGATTTCACGATTGCTGATCTTGCTGTTGGCACCAACTGCGGGCAAATCAAAACGGGAAGCGCAAGCCGGAGCGACCGCATGGCCAAATACAATCAATTGCTCAGGATCGAAGAAAAACTGGGCGCCGAAGCCCAATTTGCGAAACTGCCAAAAAGGTGA
- the gpmA gene encoding 2,3-diphosphoglycerate-dependent phosphoglycerate mutase — protein MHKVVLLRHGESIWNRENRFTGWTDVDLSEKGLEEAKQAGEVLKREGYTFDMAFTSVLKRAIRTLWIVMDQMDLMWIPVKNSWRLNERHYGALQGLNKSETAAKFGEEQVHIWRRSYDIPPPPLDHNDERFPGNDPQYKNLKEEEIPLTECLKDTVERFLPYWHQTIAPEIKSARKIIIAAHGNSLRALVKYLDKVPEVAIVNLNIPTGMPLVYELDDDLRPIRNYYLGDPEAVQKAMQAVANQGKAK, from the coding sequence ATGCACAAAGTGGTTTTACTAAGGCATGGAGAAAGCATTTGGAACCGCGAGAACAGATTTACCGGCTGGACTGATGTGGATTTATCGGAGAAGGGATTAGAGGAAGCAAAACAGGCCGGCGAAGTCTTGAAGCGCGAAGGATACACCTTCGATATGGCGTTCACGTCTGTGTTGAAGAGAGCGATTCGTACACTGTGGATCGTGATGGATCAAATGGATCTGATGTGGATTCCAGTAAAAAACTCGTGGCGTCTAAACGAACGGCATTACGGAGCGCTGCAAGGCTTGAACAAGTCGGAAACTGCGGCAAAATTCGGTGAAGAACAGGTTCACATCTGGCGCAGAAGCTACGACATTCCGCCGCCTCCACTCGATCATAACGATGAGCGTTTTCCTGGAAACGATCCCCAGTATAAGAATCTGAAGGAAGAGGAAATACCGTTAACCGAATGTCTAAAAGATACAGTGGAACGATTTCTTCCATACTGGCATCAAACGATCGCGCCGGAAATCAAGTCCGCCAGAAAAATAATCATCGCCGCGCATGGAAACAGCTTAAGAGCCCTGGTGAAATATCTGGACAAAGTACCGGAGGTCGCCATAGTGAATTTGAATATTCCAACAGGAATGCCTCTGGTCTATGAGCTGGACGATGATTTACGACCGATTCGGAATTATTATCTGGGTGATCCCGAAGCTGTGCAGAAAGCGATGCAAGCTGTAGCAAATCAAGGAAAGGCGAAGTAA
- a CDS encoding EVE domain-containing protein, with protein MAYWLFKSDPDVYGYQHLEKDKHTVWDGVSNPVALRNLRSCKKGDTVLIYHTGEEKAIIGLAEITKEAYPDPKQKNERLVVVEIKVLERLKRPITLAEVKARKEFADFALVRLPRLSVMPVSDAQLKLLGI; from the coding sequence ATGGCTTACTGGTTGTTTAAATCGGATCCCGATGTTTATGGATATCAACACCTGGAAAAGGACAAACACACCGTTTGGGATGGGGTGTCAAATCCCGTTGCGTTGAGGAATCTTCGTTCCTGCAAAAAGGGGGATACGGTTCTGATTTACCATACAGGTGAAGAGAAAGCGATTATTGGTTTGGCGGAAATCACAAAAGAAGCGTATCCGGATCCAAAGCAGAAAAATGAAAGATTGGTAGTTGTGGAAATCAAGGTTCTAGAGCGTTTGAAACGGCCAATCACTTTAGCTGAAGTTAAAGCCCGAAAAGAATTTGCCGATTTTGCGTTGGTCCGATTGCCCCGCCTTTCAGTGATGCCAGTCAGTGACGCTCAGTTGAAGCTGCTTGGAATCTAA